One region of Mucilaginibacter sp. 14171R-50 genomic DNA includes:
- a CDS encoding esterase family protein, whose product MYYSTDFEMKIAQEQFTITSKILDRDVTCTLLIPEDGAVAEPLNLLLLNDGQELENLNLVDTLENLYERNCLKPLLTVAIHAGEGRLQEYGVAGKPDFKKRGAKADLYTKFVKTELLPFIHEHTGIDHFETTAFAGCSLGGLTAMDVAWNNPELFDIAGAFSASFWWRSKDLAKGYTNDDRIMHNVIKNTAGKPELKFWLQTGTKDETADRNKNGIIDSIDDTIDIIKELLAKGYQRPADIQYLEVLGGTHDTQTWGKAMPKFLTWAFGK is encoded by the coding sequence ATGTACTACAGTACAGATTTTGAAATGAAGATAGCACAGGAGCAATTTACCATAACATCAAAAATACTTGACCGGGATGTTACCTGTACTTTGCTGATACCCGAAGACGGCGCTGTGGCCGAACCACTTAACCTGCTTTTACTAAATGATGGCCAGGAACTGGAAAACCTTAACCTGGTTGATACGCTTGAGAATTTATACGAACGGAATTGCTTAAAGCCCCTGCTTACCGTGGCTATACATGCCGGTGAGGGACGGTTACAGGAATACGGGGTAGCCGGCAAGCCCGACTTTAAAAAGCGCGGCGCCAAAGCCGACCTTTACACCAAATTTGTAAAAACCGAATTACTGCCTTTTATCCACGAGCATACGGGTATAGATCATTTTGAGACGACCGCTTTCGCGGGATGCTCGCTTGGGGGGCTGACCGCCATGGATGTTGCCTGGAATAACCCGGAGCTGTTTGATATTGCAGGCGCTTTTTCGGCTTCGTTTTGGTGGAGGAGTAAGGACCTGGCTAAGGGTTACACCAATGACGACCGGATCATGCATAACGTCATCAAAAATACCGCCGGCAAGCCCGAATTGAAGTTTTGGCTGCAAACCGGCACCAAAGATGAGACTGCCGATCGCAATAAAAATGGCATTATTGATTCGATTGACGATACCATCGATATTATTAAGGAACTACTTGCCAAAGGTTATCAGCGCCCTGCCGACATCCAGTACCTGGAGGTATTAGGCGGCACCCACGACACCCAAACCTGGGGCAAAGCCATGCCCAAGTTTTTGACATGGGCATTTGGGAAGTAA
- a CDS encoding SusC/RagA family TonB-linked outer membrane protein, whose product MNRLLLLVVLIFNAAMVSAQTKTVTGTVTAQQDKGTLPGVSVRVKGGQAGTITDGNGKFSITVPDNNATLVFSFIGFTTKEVPVGGQTVIDVALSESSQQLGEVVVTALGISRQEKSLGYAAQQIKGENLTMTRQQDLNTSLAGKVSGVQILGGSGARFGASTIRIRGINSLQGGNPIYVVNGVITDPNAVNNDDVESLTVLKGPAATALYGQRASEGAVVITLKKGSAKGLGISVNQTTTLERVSTLPQYQNEYGGGTSQTWNIYNYKPGDPEYLKNFSGVKYYNYSVDESWGPRMDGTMYAPWYFWDPSDPEFGKLKPFVAQPNNVRDFYRTGVTTNNNVAFSKAGDNYNTRISYTNLNRTGVSPNTNQTRNNVSVNGEIKLTPKLTVSANVNIFQENLKNVPAEGYGTQTSGSFNQWFHRDLEMNKLKNYRRPDGTYTTWNITSPTNLSPKYWDNPYTEAYVNTSEANNNRLYGNLTASYNLRKDLKLSVIARGDYLNRDANSRVGSYTINPDAYAESTYQYKEYDYVASLEYDHYFGTDLSFRAGAYAESREDVAKYLTAGTNGGLAIPGLYTVNNSLDRPSNSSFHSTKVVNSMYGYTSFGYKQFLYLDLNIRNDKSSALPSNNNSYWYGGASTSFVFTESGLVPKNNFLTFGKLRASVAKVGSDIDPYQTAQTFNLSTVPYGSSPIQFLPNSLPNPNLKPTLSTAYELGTELHFLKGDRIRFDFNYYHRNTKDQILNLPVNGTTGYSSIIINAGSIVNHGIEMSLGGTPVKNSTLTYDANFNIAFNRNKVVSLYPGFNTLRSSPEGGGGATLSGYQGAGATGFGFVGSPSFSVNSVVGEPYGQLIGSGFRRDASNNIIVDADGFPERDDNVTLGNILPDFTGGFTNSITYKGFNLGFSIDYQYGGKFVSVTQQNLAGSGLALSTVGNNENGIPRRDDPSAGGGTLVKGVHEDGTPNTTYVDTRDLNEGYYSTIWEQYTYDATYIKLREVSLGYNIPKSWFGRIPLQSARFSIVAQNPWLIYTKAKVKGIDPSQLQTSFYEGGQLPATRTIGFNLNLNF is encoded by the coding sequence ATGAATAGATTATTATTATTGGTTGTTTTGATTTTTAACGCTGCGATGGTATCGGCCCAAACCAAAACAGTAACAGGCACCGTTACAGCGCAGCAAGACAAGGGCACCCTGCCGGGTGTTAGTGTGCGGGTAAAGGGCGGCCAGGCAGGTACGATTACCGACGGGAACGGCAAGTTTTCTATCACCGTACCTGATAATAACGCTACGCTTGTATTCTCATTTATCGGCTTTACTACCAAAGAAGTGCCGGTTGGCGGCCAAACTGTTATTGATGTGGCCCTTAGTGAAAGCAGCCAGCAGCTGGGCGAGGTTGTGGTAACGGCTCTGGGTATATCCCGCCAGGAGAAATCACTGGGTTATGCCGCGCAGCAAATAAAGGGCGAGAACCTGACCATGACACGGCAACAGGACCTAAACACCTCATTGGCCGGCAAGGTATCGGGGGTGCAGATATTAGGCGGCTCGGGCGCGCGCTTTGGTGCGTCAACCATTCGTATCCGTGGCATCAACTCGCTGCAGGGTGGCAACCCAATTTATGTGGTCAATGGTGTTATTACCGACCCTAATGCCGTCAATAACGATGATGTGGAATCGTTAACCGTGCTTAAAGGCCCGGCGGCAACCGCTTTATACGGTCAGCGTGCCTCAGAGGGTGCCGTTGTTATCACCCTTAAAAAGGGTTCTGCAAAAGGGTTAGGTATATCTGTAAACCAAACCACAACCTTAGAGCGCGTTTCAACATTACCGCAATATCAAAACGAGTATGGCGGCGGTACCAGCCAAACCTGGAACATTTACAATTACAAACCGGGCGACCCTGAATACCTGAAAAACTTTAGCGGCGTTAAATATTATAACTACTCGGTAGACGAAAGCTGGGGCCCGCGCATGGATGGCACTATGTACGCCCCCTGGTATTTCTGGGACCCCTCGGACCCTGAGTTTGGTAAGCTTAAGCCATTTGTGGCACAGCCAAATAACGTACGCGATTTTTACCGAACAGGTGTTACCACCAACAACAACGTAGCTTTTTCAAAAGCCGGCGATAATTACAACACCCGTATATCGTACACCAACCTGAACCGTACCGGTGTAAGCCCAAATACCAACCAAACGCGTAATAACGTAAGCGTAAACGGCGAAATTAAGCTAACGCCCAAATTAACCGTTAGCGCCAACGTCAATATTTTTCAGGAAAATCTGAAGAATGTTCCGGCAGAGGGTTACGGAACGCAAACATCGGGCTCGTTTAACCAGTGGTTTCACCGCGACCTGGAGATGAATAAACTAAAAAACTATCGCAGGCCCGATGGTACCTACACTACCTGGAATATTACCAGCCCAACCAACCTTTCGCCGAAGTATTGGGACAACCCTTATACCGAAGCGTATGTTAACACATCCGAGGCAAACAACAATCGTTTATACGGTAACTTAACTGCGTCATATAACTTAAGGAAGGACCTCAAATTATCTGTAATTGCCAGGGGCGATTATTTAAACCGCGATGCAAACAGCCGGGTGGGTTCGTACACCATTAACCCCGATGCCTACGCCGAAAGCACCTATCAATACAAAGAGTATGATTATGTGGCTTCGTTAGAGTACGACCATTATTTTGGCACCGATCTTTCGTTCCGTGCGGGCGCTTATGCCGAATCGAGGGAAGATGTTGCCAAATATTTAACAGCCGGTACAAACGGCGGTTTGGCAATCCCGGGGCTTTATACGGTAAACAACTCGTTAGACAGGCCGAGCAACAGTTCGTTCCATAGCACCAAGGTGGTGAACAGCATGTACGGTTACACTTCATTTGGGTACAAGCAGTTTTTGTATCTCGACTTAAACATCCGTAACGATAAATCATCCGCCCTGCCATCAAACAACAACTCTTATTGGTATGGCGGCGCGTCAACATCGTTTGTGTTTACCGAATCGGGCCTTGTTCCAAAAAACAATTTCCTTACGTTTGGTAAGTTAAGGGCATCGGTAGCTAAGGTAGGTTCAGACATCGACCCTTACCAAACCGCGCAAACCTTTAACTTAAGTACAGTGCCTTATGGCAGCAGCCCTATACAGTTTTTACCAAACAGTTTGCCAAATCCAAACCTTAAGCCTACCCTGTCAACCGCGTACGAATTGGGTACCGAATTGCACTTCTTAAAAGGCGACCGCATCCGGTTTGATTTTAACTACTATCATCGCAACACCAAAGACCAGATACTTAACTTACCGGTTAACGGAACCACCGGTTACTCAAGCATTATCATCAATGCAGGCTCTATTGTTAACCATGGTATCGAAATGTCGTTGGGGGGTACGCCGGTTAAAAACAGCACGCTTACTTACGATGCCAACTTTAACATAGCCTTTAACCGCAATAAGGTGGTATCGCTTTATCCCGGCTTTAACACCCTGCGCTCATCGCCCGAGGGTGGCGGTGGCGCAACCCTTTCGGGATACCAGGGCGCCGGCGCCACAGGTTTCGGTTTTGTGGGGTCGCCATCCTTCTCGGTTAACAGCGTAGTTGGCGAGCCGTACGGGCAATTAATAGGCTCTGGTTTCCGCAGGGATGCGTCGAACAATATTATTGTTGATGCAGACGGTTTCCCCGAGCGGGACGATAATGTAACCCTGGGAAACATCCTGCCCGATTTTACCGGTGGTTTTACCAACAGCATAACCTACAAAGGCTTTAATCTCGGCTTTTCTATCGATTACCAGTATGGCGGCAAGTTTGTATCGGTAACCCAGCAAAACCTTGCCGGTTCGGGCCTGGCCTTATCTACCGTAGGTAACAACGAAAACGGCATCCCGCGGCGCGATGACCCATCGGCCGGCGGTGGTACGCTGGTTAAGGGCGTGCATGAAGATGGCACCCCAAACACTACCTATGTTGATACCCGCGACCTTAATGAAGGTTACTACAGCACCATTTGGGAGCAGTACACCTACGATGCTACTTACATTAAATTAAGAGAGGTGAGCCTGGGGTATAATATCCCTAAAAGCTGGTTTGGGCGCATTCCGCTGCAATCGGCACGCTTTTCAATTGTGGCGCAAAACCCCTGGTTAATATATACCAAAGCCAAAGTTAAGGGGATAGACCCGTCTCAACTGCAAACGTCGTTTTACGAGGGCGGGCAATTACCCGCAACACGTACCATAGGCTTTAACCTTAATTTAAACTTTTAA
- a CDS encoding TIGR01212 family radical SAM protein (This family includes YhcC from E. coli K-12, an uncharacterized radical SAM protein.) yields MQSVETITQPVEPRWEKGYNNYGPWLKEKYKGHRVFKVIVDGGFTCPNRDGSKGYGGCTYCNVDSFTPSVSRNAPTVRQQVIEGMERARKGNKADKFIIYFQPNTNTYAPAHYLKMMYDEALSYGTEDIVGLSVGTRPDCIDAEKIALLESYTDRFDVDLEMGMESIYNDTLNQINRGCSHEELIRALALTENTKLDICVHTIFGFPWETKEMMLKYADEINRHAQIKFVKFHHLHIVEGSVMGVKYKREPFKLFSIDEYADFLCELLPLVRPDIIIQRLFGLSDRELLIAPNWGLKKSEIQYYIDQRILSRGVVQGSAL; encoded by the coding sequence ATGCAATCAGTGGAAACAATAACGCAACCGGTAGAACCGAGGTGGGAGAAGGGCTATAACAACTATGGCCCCTGGCTTAAGGAAAAATACAAAGGGCACCGGGTGTTTAAGGTGATTGTTGATGGCGGCTTTACCTGCCCCAACCGCGATGGCAGCAAGGGCTACGGCGGCTGCACCTATTGCAATGTCGATTCGTTTACGCCATCGGTAAGCCGCAACGCCCCTACCGTGCGCCAGCAGGTGATAGAGGGTATGGAGCGCGCCCGCAAGGGCAACAAGGCCGATAAGTTTATTATCTACTTTCAGCCCAATACCAACACTTACGCGCCTGCGCATTACCTTAAAATGATGTACGACGAGGCCTTAAGTTATGGCACCGAAGATATTGTTGGCCTTAGCGTGGGTACCCGCCCCGACTGTATAGACGCCGAAAAGATAGCCCTGCTGGAAAGCTACACCGACCGTTTTGACGTTGACCTGGAGATGGGCATGGAGAGCATTTACAACGATACGCTGAACCAGATAAACCGTGGCTGCAGTCACGAAGAACTGATACGGGCGCTTGCCTTAACCGAAAACACCAAACTGGATATTTGTGTGCACACCATCTTCGGTTTCCCCTGGGAAACTAAGGAGATGATGCTGAAATACGCCGACGAGATAAACCGCCACGCGCAGATAAAATTTGTAAAATTTCATCACCTGCATATTGTAGAGGGCAGCGTGATGGGCGTTAAGTACAAGCGCGAACCTTTTAAGCTGTTCAGTATTGACGAGTACGCCGACTTTTTGTGCGAACTGCTGCCGCTGGTACGGCCGGATATCATCATCCAGCGCCTCTTCGGCCTTAGCGACCGCGAGCTGCTGATTGCCCCCAACTGGGGATTGAAAAAAAGCGAGATACAGTACTATATTGACCAGCGGATTTTAAGCAGGGGCGTGGTGCAGGGGTCTGCTTTATAG
- a CDS encoding methylmalonyl-CoA mutase family protein, with product MESIAPYKSQHKIRFVTAASLFDGHDATINIMRRILQSTGAEVIHLGHNRSVDEVVNCAIQEDVQGIALTSYQGGHVEYFKYMHDLLTERGAGHIKIFGGGGGVFLPHEIEELQAYGITKIYSPDDGRTMGLQGMINHMMQECDFLTPESLTPTLSEGEGVKPMMDKGAIARLITAAELGSPVELKTKDLRLKTPVLGITGTGGSGKSSLVDEIVRRYLMETDKTLAIISVDPSKRKTGGALLGDRIRMNAINNPRVYMRSLATRQANLALSKHVQEAIDICKAAGYDLVIVETSGIGQSDTMITDYCDLSLYVMTPEFGAATQLEKIDMLDFADLVALNKFDKRGALDAIRDVRKQYKRNHMLFDAKDEDLPVYGTMASQFNDPGMNTLFTALMKTVKDKTGVDLLGDQESRGKNQEGESEKIYIIPPDRIRYLAEIAESSAAYTDWVNEQCKIAQQMYNVKGTIATVETQYLASSAMQAADAQEFNTRSIASLQEIYLHLEDHLHADCKRLLKDWPETVAKYQAENFIYKVRDKEIKQPLYYTSLSQLKVPKIALPKYEAWGDILRWLLTENVPGEFPYAAGVFPLKREGEDPTRMFAGEGGPERTNKRFHYVSLGQPAHRLSTAFDSVTLYGEDPHERPDIYGKIGNSGVSIATLDDAKKLYSGFDLCHPSTSVSMTINGPAPMLLGFFMNAAIDQQCEKYITEHKLEHLVEAAYRRIYDDKGMERPKYQGALKPQPALSKGGLTPTLSKGEGVKRLGFETADLKIWDILKENSKDNRQNPTEAEGLLWQLLRNNQIGYKIRRQHAIDGYIADFVCLPKGLVIEIDGGYHNITKDQDEVRTRVLNDEGFDVIRFTNEEVLQNTHNVIEKIKETLHNQPDRKVLSFGEDLGEASSKLPNGNNGLGLMLLGLTGDQVLPADVYEKIRAYAIATVRGTVQADILKEDQAQNTCIFSTEFALRMMGDIQQYFIREKVRNFYSVSISGYHIAEAGANPITQLAFTLSNGFTYVEYYLSRGMHIDDFAPNLSFFFSNGIDPEYSVIGRVARRIWAKAIKNKYKGNDRSQKLKYHIQTSGRSLHAQEIDFNDIRTTLQALYAIYDNCNSLHTNAYDEAITTPTEESVRRAMAIQLIINRELGLAKNENPIQGAFIIEELTDLVEQAVLTEFKAINDRGGVLGAMETMYQRSKIQEESLYYETLKHTGEYPIIGVNTFLNKKGSPTIVPSEVIRATEEEKQFQIAALHLFQQRNAEHAPALLKELQQRAIAGDNIFEALMQACKYCSLGQISNALYAVGGQYRRNM from the coding sequence ATGGAAAGCATTGCTCCTTATAAGTCGCAACACAAAATACGCTTTGTAACCGCCGCCTCGTTGTTCGACGGGCACGACGCTACCATTAACATTATGCGCCGCATTTTGCAAAGCACCGGTGCCGAGGTTATTCACCTGGGCCACAACCGCAGTGTTGATGAGGTGGTGAACTGCGCCATACAGGAAGATGTGCAGGGTATTGCCCTCACCAGTTACCAGGGCGGCCACGTAGAGTACTTTAAATACATGCACGACCTGCTGACCGAGCGCGGCGCGGGCCATATCAAAATATTCGGCGGTGGGGGCGGGGTGTTCCTTCCGCACGAAATTGAAGAGTTGCAGGCCTACGGCATCACCAAAATATATTCGCCCGACGACGGCCGCACCATGGGCCTGCAAGGCATGATAAACCACATGATGCAGGAGTGCGATTTTTTGACGCCGGAAAGCCTTACCCCAACCCTCTCTGAAGGAGAGGGAGTTAAGCCCATGATGGACAAAGGAGCAATAGCCCGGCTGATAACTGCCGCTGAGTTAGGAAGCCCAGTTGAACTTAAGACTAAAGACTTAAGACTAAAGACTCCTGTCCTCGGCATCACCGGCACGGGCGGCTCGGGGAAATCAAGTTTGGTGGATGAGATCGTTCGCCGCTACCTGATGGAGACGGACAAAACGCTGGCCATAATATCGGTAGATCCCAGCAAGCGCAAAACAGGCGGCGCCCTGCTTGGCGACCGGATCCGCATGAACGCGATAAATAACCCGCGGGTGTATATGCGCTCGTTGGCAACAAGGCAGGCCAACCTTGCGCTAAGCAAGCACGTGCAGGAAGCCATTGATATTTGCAAAGCGGCGGGTTACGACCTGGTGATCGTTGAAACAAGCGGCATTGGCCAGTCGGACACGATGATAACCGACTATTGCGACCTGTCGTTATACGTAATGACCCCTGAGTTTGGCGCTGCCACCCAGCTGGAGAAGATTGACATGCTTGATTTTGCCGACCTGGTAGCTCTAAATAAGTTTGATAAACGCGGCGCTTTAGATGCCATTCGCGATGTGCGCAAGCAGTACAAGCGCAACCATATGCTTTTTGATGCCAAAGATGAGGACCTGCCCGTTTACGGCACCATGGCCTCGCAGTTTAACGACCCGGGTATGAACACGCTGTTTACCGCCCTGATGAAAACCGTTAAGGACAAGACGGGGGTGGATCTGTTGGGGGATCAGGAATCAAGAGGCAAGAATCAAGAGGGCGAATCGGAGAAGATCTATATCATCCCGCCGGACAGGATACGTTATTTGGCCGAGATTGCCGAAAGCAGCGCCGCCTATACCGATTGGGTTAACGAGCAGTGTAAAATAGCCCAGCAGATGTATAATGTGAAGGGCACGATAGCAACCGTAGAGACGCAATACCTTGCGTCTTCGGCTATGCAAGCCGCCGATGCACAGGAGTTTAATACGCGAAGTATCGCGTCTCTACAAGAGATATATTTACACCTGGAAGACCACCTGCACGCCGATTGCAAGCGCCTGCTAAAGGATTGGCCCGAAACCGTTGCCAAATACCAGGCCGAGAACTTTATATATAAGGTAAGGGATAAGGAAATTAAACAGCCGTTGTACTACACCTCGCTTTCGCAGTTAAAGGTGCCCAAGATAGCTTTACCAAAATACGAGGCCTGGGGCGATATACTGCGCTGGCTGCTTACCGAGAACGTACCGGGCGAGTTCCCGTACGCGGCAGGGGTGTTCCCGCTGAAGCGCGAGGGCGAAGATCCAACCCGCATGTTCGCAGGAGAAGGCGGCCCCGAACGGACGAACAAGCGTTTCCATTATGTATCGCTTGGTCAGCCTGCGCACAGGCTCTCCACCGCGTTCGACTCGGTTACCCTGTACGGCGAAGACCCGCACGAGCGGCCGGATATTTATGGTAAAATAGGTAACTCGGGCGTAAGCATCGCCACTCTGGACGATGCCAAAAAGCTGTACTCGGGGTTTGATCTGTGCCATCCTTCAACCTCGGTATCCATGACCATCAACGGCCCCGCGCCTATGCTATTAGGCTTCTTCATGAACGCCGCCATAGACCAGCAATGCGAAAAATACATCACCGAGCATAAGCTGGAACATTTGGTAGAGGCGGCTTATAGGAGGATTTATGACGATAAGGGGATGGAGCGGCCGAAATATCAGGGCGCGTTGAAGCCTCAACCTGCCCTATCTAAAGGAGGCCTTACCCCAACCCTCTCCAAAGGAGAGGGGGTTAAAAGGTTGGGGTTTGAAACGGCTGACTTAAAAATTTGGGATATACTGAAAGAAAATTCTAAGGATAACCGACAAAACCCGACAGAAGCCGAAGGCTTGCTATGGCAATTATTAAGAAATAATCAAATTGGCTATAAGATAAGAAGACAACATGCGATTGATGGTTACATTGCAGATTTTGTTTGCTTACCAAAGGGGTTGGTAATTGAGATTGACGGCGGGTATCATAATATAACAAAGGACCAAGATGAGGTCAGAACCCGAGTGTTAAATGATGAGGGATTTGATGTAATTCGATTTACAAACGAAGAAGTATTGCAGAATACTCACAATGTAATTGAGAAAATTAAAGAGACCCTTCACAATCAGCCAGACAGGAAAGTCCTCTCCTTTGGAGAGGATTTAGGTGAGGCCTCTTCGAAACTTCCCAACGGCAACAACGGCCTGGGGTTAATGCTTTTAGGTCTTACCGGCGACCAGGTTTTACCTGCGGATGTATATGAGAAGATTCGCGCTTATGCCATTGCCACCGTGCGTGGTACGGTTCAGGCCGATATTTTAAAGGAAGACCAGGCACAAAACACCTGTATCTTCAGCACGGAATTTGCCCTGCGGATGATGGGCGATATCCAGCAGTATTTTATACGCGAGAAGGTTCGGAATTTTTATTCGGTATCCATATCGGGCTACCATATCGCCGAAGCGGGGGCAAATCCTATCACCCAACTGGCCTTTACCTTAAGCAACGGTTTTACTTATGTAGAGTATTACCTAAGCAGGGGTATGCACATTGATGATTTCGCGCCTAACTTGTCCTTCTTTTTCAGCAACGGTATCGATCCGGAATATTCGGTGATCGGCCGCGTAGCAAGGCGCATCTGGGCCAAGGCCATCAAAAACAAATACAAGGGGAACGACAGGTCGCAGAAACTTAAATACCATATCCAAACCAGCGGGCGGTCGCTGCATGCGCAGGAGATCGACTTTAACGATATCCGCACCACGCTGCAGGCTTTATATGCCATTTACGATAACTGTAACTCGTTACACACAAACGCATACGACGAAGCCATTACCACCCCGACCGAAGAATCGGTGCGTAGGGCGATGGCTATTCAGCTGATCATTAACCGCGAACTGGGCCTTGCCAAGAACGAGAACCCTATACAGGGGGCTTTCATCATAGAAGAACTAACCGACCTGGTAGAGCAAGCCGTATTAACCGAGTTTAAGGCCATCAACGATCGCGGCGGTGTATTGGGCGCTATGGAAACCATGTACCAGCGCAGCAAGATCCAGGAAGAATCGCTTTATTACGAAACCCTTAAACATACTGGCGAATACCCTATCATCGGGGTAAACACCTTTCTTAACAAAAAAGGGTCGCCTACCATTGTACCTTCGGAAGTTATCCGCGCTACCGAGGAAGAGAAGCAGTTCCAGATAGCGGCACTGCACCTTTTTCAACAACGCAACGCGGAGCATGCACCTGCCCTGTTAAAAGAGCTGCAGCAGCGCGCCATAGCCGGCGATAACATCTTCGAAGCTTTAATGCAAGCTTGTAAATATTGCAGCTTAGGCCAAATAAGCAACGCGCTTTACGCGGTAGGGGGGCAGTACCGAAGGAATATGTAG
- a CDS encoding SusD/RagB family nutrient-binding outer membrane lipoprotein — MKKFLNKFMVVFLVVTAATSCKKITDDINVNPNQPSVLSTGYAFNGALQYLGGTGGGGATTNINSFAGELYSQYLSETFYTNESRFALAQYDYQGYYTGPIADLNQVIRFNTDPAYKDQVTTTNFGSNANQIAAARILRAFIFLTITDRWGDIPYSQALQGLNTLNPKFDAQKDIYTDLFKELTEAQAQFDGGGFFNDLLFDGDVTKWKHWANSLRAVMALRLSEVDPNTGSAEFKKAVADGLMTSNDDNAAYKYAAEQNNENPYFGNYRNRYDYAVSDQLVNRLKALNDPRLPVYAEVADNGEYVGLPYATAGDDLDQYSIGNRDVAANTIDPGNVSQIGRAYSSQSSPAVWTSYAQILFAQAEAAHRGWIPGGDAAAATFYTQGITASLQQNGISAGNITTYLAQPGVTFNAGNALEQIITQKWIANYLGNGWESWAEYRRTGYPNLVDPVPTALNADKHIPRRQQYPQSENDLNKQNYNEVIARQGPDALSTHVWWDK, encoded by the coding sequence ATGAAAAAGTTTTTAAATAAATTCATGGTTGTTTTTTTAGTGGTAACGGCAGCTACGTCGTGCAAAAAAATAACCGACGATATAAACGTAAACCCCAACCAGCCCTCGGTATTATCAACCGGGTACGCCTTTAACGGCGCCCTGCAATACCTTGGCGGCACCGGCGGCGGCGGCGCTACCACAAATATCAACAGCTTTGCGGGCGAGTTATACTCGCAATACCTGTCCGAAACGTTTTACACCAACGAATCGAGGTTCGCGCTGGCCCAGTACGATTACCAGGGGTATTATACCGGCCCTATCGCCGATCTTAACCAGGTGATACGGTTTAACACCGACCCTGCTTATAAAGACCAGGTAACCACCACCAACTTCGGCTCAAACGCAAACCAGATTGCCGCGGCCCGTATATTAAGGGCGTTTATCTTTCTAACCATTACCGACCGCTGGGGCGATATCCCCTACAGCCAGGCTTTACAAGGGCTAAACACCCTTAACCCAAAGTTTGATGCGCAAAAGGATATCTATACCGACCTGTTTAAGGAACTTACCGAAGCACAGGCGCAGTTTGATGGCGGCGGCTTTTTTAACGACCTGCTGTTTGATGGCGATGTTACCAAATGGAAACACTGGGCAAACTCGTTGCGCGCCGTTATGGCCCTGCGCTTAAGCGAGGTTGACCCAAACACCGGCAGCGCCGAATTTAAAAAAGCGGTTGCCGACGGCTTGATGACCTCTAACGACGATAACGCCGCCTACAAATATGCCGCCGAGCAAAATAACGAAAACCCATACTTTGGCAACTACCGTAACCGGTACGATTATGCCGTGAGCGACCAGCTGGTTAACCGTTTAAAAGCCCTGAACGATCCCCGCCTGCCGGTATACGCCGAGGTTGCCGATAACGGCGAATATGTTGGCCTGCCTTATGCTACCGCCGGCGACGACCTTGACCAGTACAGCATTGGCAACCGCGACGTAGCCGCTAACACCATTGACCCGGGGAACGTTTCGCAGATTGGCCGCGCCTACTCGTCGCAGTCATCTCCTGCGGTATGGACAAGCTACGCGCAAATACTGTTTGCCCAGGCCGAAGCCGCCCACCGCGGCTGGATACCCGGGGGCGATGCCGCCGCGGCCACGTTTTACACGCAGGGCATCACCGCTTCGCTGCAGCAAAACGGCATTTCGGCGGGTAACATAACCACCTACCTGGCGCAGCCCGGTGTAACCTTTAATGCCGGCAACGCCCTCGAGCAGATCATCACCCAAAAATGGATTGCCAACTACCTGGGCAACGGCTGGGAATCATGGGCCGAGTACCGCCGCACGGGCTACCCCAACCTGGTAGACCCTGTGCCAACCGCGCTGAACGCCGATAAGCATATACCCCGCAGGCAGCAGTACCCGCAATCAGAAAACGACCTTAATAAGCAAAACTACAACGAAGTTATTGCAAGGCAAGGCCCCGACGCCCTGTCTACCCATGTATGGTGGGATAAATAA